Proteins encoded within one genomic window of Hahella chejuensis KCTC 2396:
- the rsxD gene encoding electron transport complex subunit RsxD → MAFLRITSPHLKGPARTTAIMQWVILATVPGLLTMTWFFGWGTLINVVLASLTAVAAEAFVLTLRKRPLAFYLRDYSAVLTGVLLGLALPPYAPWWVTFVGTAFAIIFAKQIYGGLGNNPFNPAMVGYALLLVSFPVAMTTNWATPRPLAEIPGFLEAFARIFWNADIGVDGYTMATPLDTYKHEIVAGTAETVFALPVFGARTALGWEWVNLAFLAGGLLLIWRKIITWHIPVSMLAALALCSLLLGWDEDKYAPLQLHLLAGATMLGAFFIATDPVSAATSKLGKLYYGAGVGILTYLIRTWGNYPDAVAFAVLLMNFAAPFLDYYTQPRTYGHRKARRGVKQD, encoded by the coding sequence ATGGCATTTCTTCGCATCACCTCCCCCCACTTGAAAGGCCCTGCGCGCACCACCGCCATCATGCAGTGGGTGATCCTGGCCACCGTGCCCGGATTGCTGACCATGACCTGGTTCTTTGGCTGGGGAACCCTGATCAACGTCGTACTGGCTTCATTGACCGCCGTGGCGGCGGAGGCCTTTGTGCTGACATTGCGCAAACGACCTCTGGCCTTTTATCTACGGGATTACAGCGCCGTTCTCACTGGGGTGCTGCTGGGTCTTGCTTTACCGCCTTACGCTCCATGGTGGGTGACATTCGTCGGGACGGCGTTCGCCATCATTTTCGCCAAACAGATTTACGGCGGCCTGGGCAACAATCCGTTCAACCCCGCCATGGTGGGTTACGCACTGCTGCTGGTGTCGTTTCCGGTCGCAATGACCACTAACTGGGCGACGCCCCGGCCTCTGGCGGAAATTCCAGGCTTCCTGGAAGCCTTCGCGCGCATCTTTTGGAATGCGGACATCGGCGTGGACGGCTACACCATGGCCACTCCCCTGGACACTTACAAACATGAGATCGTCGCCGGCACAGCAGAGACAGTGTTCGCCCTCCCCGTCTTCGGCGCGCGCACGGCGCTGGGGTGGGAGTGGGTCAATCTGGCGTTTCTCGCCGGAGGACTGCTGCTCATCTGGCGCAAGATCATCACCTGGCATATCCCGGTCAGCATGCTCGCCGCCCTGGCGCTGTGCTCTCTGCTGCTGGGTTGGGACGAAGATAAATACGCGCCGTTGCAACTGCATTTACTCGCCGGCGCCACCATGCTGGGCGCGTTTTTCATCGCCACCGACCCGGTTTCCGCCGCCACCAGCAAGCTTGGCAAGCTCTATTACGGCGCCGGCGTCGGTATACTGACTTACCTGATCCGCACCTGGGGCAACTATCCGGACGCCGTGGCGTTCGCCGTATTATTGATGAACTTCGCTGCGCCGTTTCTGGACTACTACACTCAACCCCGCACGTACGGACATCGCAAAGCCCGTCGCGGCGTGAAACAGGATTAG